From the genome of Lutzomyia longipalpis isolate SR_M1_2022 chromosome 2, ASM2433408v1, one region includes:
- the LOC129789629 gene encoding kelch-like protein 26: protein MLDRALNTIFFESLSHTNTLLNGLNELRLKGHLIDITLKANGRSFRAHRAVLASCSEYFRAMFTDAMKESQQNEISLNGVTAAGIELLLEYAYTSKLELNLANVQDVLSAASHIQLDAVVEACSNYLQSQLDVDNCVDIVSIAEMYSLDKLRQRVYRYICAHLSEFVKTHEISVLARHQLEHILACDYPVDCSEVVVLSIVLQWIKKSDKTLHDVRMCNRLLGLVRLAEVSSGDMERTLQAAGVSPNSSLYGLTKNLAQAQKRLAVPAGNQDNALINSRGMELALIKVGGFGLEGITNDITYYLPSVKKWRHLTSIPHVEQCNYGIATLRNELYVVGGCYNVCLKEYIHPFGFRFSPMSNSWTTIAPMQQDRCRFSLNFVGEFLYAVGGASEVDDAEDMDPGDLVDQQGATAECYDPSTDKWTYIPMLPGNRTQHAGAAQDHYLYVSGGLDRHRVLSSFFRYNTKMQVWEQLPSLLTPRADHMMVSINDRIYVCGGWTERSMADTRTLIDTIDVYNKDSCTWEVVTHIPTPRFHAGIVAVDTKIYIIGGFYSDSMFDLTRSVIECYDVETNQWTSVERYPQNIWECNCIGLYIPKCRDDMEVIVDDC from the exons ATGCTGGACAGAGCACTCAATACGATCTTCTTTGAGTCCCTCTCACACACAAATACCCTCCTAAATGGGCTCAATGAGCTGAGACTAAAAG GACATCTCATTGATATAACATTAAAAGCCAATGGGCGCTCTTTTCGTGCCCATCGTGCTGTCTTAGCATCATGTAGTGAGTACTTCAGAGCGATGTTTACGGATGCAATGAAGGAGTCGCAGCAGAATGAGATAAGCTTGAATGGAGTAACTGCTGCTGGGATTGAGCTTCTCCTTGAGTATGCGTACACATCGAAGCTCGAATTGAATTTAGCCAATGTGCAGGATGTTCTTTCGGCTGCGAGTCACATTCAGCTGGATGCTGTGGTTGAGGCGTGCTCAAATTACCTCCAGTCCCAGCTAGATGTGGACAATTGCGTTGATATTGTCAGCATTGCTGAGATGTATTCGTTGGATAAGTTGCGTCAACGGGTGTATCGCTACATCTGTGCTCACCTTAGTGAATTCGTCAAGACGCACGAAATTAGCGTACTAGCACGGCATCAGCTTGAACACATTCTTGCCTGTGACTACCCCGTTGATTGCTCAGAGGTTGTTGTACTCAGCATTGTGCTGCAGTGGATTAAGAAGTCCGATAAAACTCTCCACGATGTGCGAATGTGCAATCGCTTGCTGGGTCTTGTTCGTCTTGCTGAGGTCTCATCGGGGGACATGGAAAGGACACTCCAGGCGGCTGGAGTTTCACCCAACAGCTCACTGTATGGGCTCACGAAGAACCTGGCACAAGCGCAAAAGAGACTTGCAGTACCTGCGGGAAATCAGGATAATGCCCTCATTAATTCACGAGGAATGGAATTGGCGCTAATAAAAGTCGGTGGATTTGGTCTCGAAGGGATCACCAATGATATAACATACTATTTGCCCAGCGTGAAAAAATGGAGACACCTCACGTCCATTCCGCATGTTGAGCAATGCAATTATGGCATTGCCACGCTAAGGaatg AGCTGTACGTTGTCGGGGGATGCTACAATGTGTGCCTGAAAGAATATATTCATCCCTTTGGCTTCCGCTTTAGCCCAATGTCCAATTCGTGGACAACAATTGCCCCAATGCAGCAAGATCGATGTCGCTTCTCGCTGAATTTCGTCGGAGAATTTCTCTACGCTGTGGGTGGAGCGAGTGAGGTGGATGACGCAGAGGATATGGATCCCGGGGATTTGGTTGATCAGCAGGGTGCAACGGCGGAGTGTTATGACCCAAGCACGGACAAATGGACCTACATACCCATGCTACCGGGAAATCGAACGCAGCATGCGGGTGCAGCACAAGATCACTACCTCTACGTGTCAGGTGGCCTCGATAGGCATCGCGTGTTATCATCCTTCTTCCGCTACAACACCAAGATGCAGGTGTGGGAGCAACTGCCGTCATTGCTCACACCACGTGCTGACCACATGATGGTGTCCATTAATGATCGAATATACGTGTGTGGTGGGTGGACGGAACGCTCAATGGCCGACACGCGGACACTCATTGACACGATTGATGTGTACAATAAGGACTCATGTACCTGGGAGGTGGTAACGCACATCCCCACACCTCGCTTCCATGCCGGGATTGTAGCTGTTGACACGAAAATCTACATAATCGGCGGCTTCTACTCGGACTCCATGTTCGATTTAACGCGCTCCGTGATTGAGTGCTACGACGTGGAGACGAATCAGTGGACGAGTGTGGAGCGCTATCCACAGAATATCTGGGAATGCAACTGCATTGGACTCTACATACCCAAGTGCCGAGATGATATGGAGGTAATTGTTGATGATTGTTGA